From one Streptococcus oralis genomic stretch:
- the vicK gene encoding cell wall metabolism sensor histidine kinase VicK, with protein sequence MIEDIRQTILTSDFIFILILLGFILVVTLLLLENRRDNIRLKEINQKVKDLIAGDYSQVLDLQGSTEITNITNNLNDLSEVIRLTQENLEQESKRLNSILSYMTDGVLATNRRGQITMINDMAKKQLGVQKEDVLNKSILELLKIEDEYELRDLITQIPELTIDSQDVNGEYLSLRVRFALVRRESGFISGLVAVLHDTTEQEKEERERRLFVSNVSHELRTPLTSVKSYLEALDEGALYDPVSPDFIKVSLDETNRMMRMVTDLLHLSRIDNATTRLDVELINFTAFITFILNRFDKMRSQDDEKKYELVRDYPINSVWIEIDTDKMTQVIDNILNNAIKYSPDGGKITVSMKTTDDQMILSIKDQGLGIPKQDLPKIFDRFYRVDRARSRAQGGTGLGLAIAKEIIKQHNGFIWAKSEYGKGSTFTIVLPYDKDAVKEEIWEDEIED encoded by the coding sequence ATGATTGAAGATATTAGACAAACTATTCTGACCAGTGATTTTATCTTTATCCTGATTTTACTTGGCTTTATCCTGGTGGTGACCTTGCTGTTACTGGAAAATCGTCGGGATAATATCCGTCTGAAGGAGATAAATCAAAAGGTTAAGGACTTGATTGCAGGTGATTATTCTCAAGTTTTGGACTTGCAAGGAAGTACAGAAATCACCAATATCACCAATAATCTGAACGATTTGTCAGAAGTTATTCGTTTGACCCAAGAAAATCTGGAACAAGAGAGTAAACGATTGAACAGTATTCTTTCTTACATGACAGATGGCGTTCTTGCGACCAATCGTCGTGGCCAGATTACCATGATTAATGACATGGCCAAGAAACAGCTCGGTGTGCAGAAAGAAGATGTTCTGAATAAAAGCATCCTCGAATTGCTTAAGATAGAAGATGAGTATGAGCTGCGTGACCTGATTACACAGATTCCTGAGTTGACGATTGACTCCCAGGATGTGAATGGTGAATATCTAAGCCTTCGTGTACGTTTTGCTCTGGTTCGCCGTGAGTCAGGTTTCATCTCTGGTTTGGTTGCCGTTTTACATGATACGACCGAACAGGAGAAGGAAGAGCGTGAGCGAAGACTCTTTGTTTCGAACGTGAGTCACGAGTTGCGAACTCCTTTGACCAGTGTTAAATCTTATCTTGAAGCCTTGGACGAGGGGGCCCTATATGATCCTGTTTCCCCTGATTTTATCAAGGTTTCACTCGATGAAACCAACCGTATGATGCGGATGGTGACAGATCTTTTGCATCTCTCTCGTATTGATAATGCGACCACTCGGTTGGATGTGGAATTGATTAATTTTACTGCATTCATCACTTTTATTCTCAACCGCTTTGATAAGATGAGAAGTCAGGATGACGAGAAAAAATATGAGCTTGTCAGAGATTACCCTATTAATTCAGTTTGGATCGAGATTGATACCGATAAGATGACTCAGGTGATTGATAATATTCTTAACAATGCCATCAAGTACTCACCAGATGGTGGCAAAATCACTGTCAGCATGAAAACTACTGATGACCAGATGATTTTATCTATTAAAGACCAAGGTCTAGGTATTCCAAAGCAAGATTTGCCAAAGATTTTTGACCGCTTCTACCGTGTGGATCGTGCAAGAAGCCGAGCTCAAGGTGGAACTGGTCTAGGTCTGGCTATAGCAAAAGAAATCATCAAACAACACAATGGCTTTATTTGGGCCAAAAGTGAATACGGTAAGGGATCAACCTTTACCATCGTGCTCCCTTATGATAAGGATGCCGTAAAAGAAGAAATATGGGAGGACGAAATAGAAGATTAG
- a CDS encoding MBL fold metallo-hydrolase, with the protein MSEIGFKYSILASGSSGNSFYLETPKKKILVDAGLSGKKITSLLAEINRKPEDLDAILITHEHSDHIHGVGVLARKYGMDLYANEKTWQAMENSKYLGKVDSSQKHIFEMGKTKTFGDIDIESFGVSHDAAAPQFYRFMKDDKSFVMLTDTGYVSDRMAGIVENADGYLIESNHDVEILRAGSYAWRLKQRILSDLGHLSNEDGAEAMIRTMGNRTKKIYLGHLSKENNIKELAHMTMVNQLAQADLGVGVDFKVYDTSPDTATPLTDI; encoded by the coding sequence ATGAGTGAAATAGGCTTTAAATACAGTATTTTAGCATCAGGTTCCAGTGGAAATTCTTTTTATCTGGAAACGCCAAAAAAGAAAATCCTAGTGGATGCAGGCTTGTCTGGTAAGAAAATTACAAGTCTGCTAGCTGAAATCAATCGCAAACCTGAAGATCTGGATGCGATTTTGATTACGCATGAGCATTCAGACCATATCCATGGGGTCGGTGTCTTGGCTCGTAAATATGGCATGGATCTTTACGCCAATGAAAAGACCTGGCAGGCTATGGAAAATAGTAAGTATCTTGGCAAGGTTGATTCCTCGCAAAAGCATATCTTTGAAATGGGCAAAACCAAAACCTTTGGCGATATCGACATTGAGAGTTTTGGGGTTAGCCATGATGCGGCAGCACCACAGTTTTACCGCTTTATGAAGGATGACAAGAGTTTTGTCATGTTGACCGATACAGGTTATGTAAGTGACCGTATGGCTGGAATAGTCGAAAATGCTGACGGTTACCTCATCGAGTCCAACCACGATGTAGAGATTTTGCGAGCAGGATCTTACGCTTGGCGTCTCAAACAGCGAATTCTATCGGATCTCGGTCATCTTTCTAACGAAGACGGTGCTGAGGCCATGATTCGTACAATGGGAAATCGGACTAAGAAAATCTATCTTGGGCATTTATCCAAAGAGAACAATATCAAGGAGCTGGCTCATATGACTATGGTCAACCAGCTAGCCCAAGCGGATCTGGGAGTCGGAGTAGACTTTAAAGTTTATGATACCTCACCAGATACTGCAACACCATTGACAGATATATAA
- a CDS encoding thiol reductase thioredoxin, translating to MEQFLENIKDLEVTTVARAQEALDKKETATFFIGRKTCPYCRKFAGTLSAVVAETKAHIYFINSEEPSQLNELQEFRSRYGIPTVPGFVHIADGQINVRCDSSMSAQEIKEFAGL from the coding sequence ATGGAACAATTTTTAGAAAACATTAAAGACCTTGAAGTCACTACAGTTGCGCGTGCACAAGAAGCTCTTGATAAAAAAGAAACTGCAACCTTCTTTATCGGTCGCAAAACTTGCCCTTACTGCCGTAAATTCGCAGGTACCTTGTCAGCTGTCGTAGCTGAAACTAAAGCTCACATCTACTTCATCAACAGTGAAGAACCAAGCCAACTCAATGAGTTACAAGAATTCCGTTCACGCTATGGAATCCCAACTGTACCAGGCTTCGTTCACATTGCAGATGGACAAATCAATGTCCGTTGCGACTCTTCCATGTCCGCACAAGAAATCAAGGAATTTGCTGGATTGTAA
- a CDS encoding phospho-sugar mutase translates to MTYQENYQKWLDFADLPDYLRQDLENMDEKTKEDAFYTNLEFGTAGMRGLIGAGTNRINIYVVRQATEGLARLIESKGGNEKERGVAIAYDSRHFSPEFAFESAAVLAKHGIKSYVFESLRPTPELSFAVRHLNCFAGIMITASHNPAPFNGYKVYGEDGGQMPPHDADALTTYIRGIENPFAVEVADVEAEKASGLIEVIGEAVDAEYLKEVKDVNINPALIEEFGKDMKIVYTPLHGTGEMLARRALAQAGFDSVQVVEAQATADPDFSTVKSPNPESQAAFALAEELGRQVGADVLVATDPDADRVGVEVLQKDGSYLNLSGNQIGAIMAKYILEAHKNAGTLPENAALCKSIVSTDLVTKIAESYGATMFNVLTGFKFIAEKIQEFEEKHNHTYMMGFEESFGYLIKPFVRDKDAIQAVLVVAELAAYYRSRGLTLADGIEEIYKEYGYYAEKTISVTLSGVDGAEQIKAIMAKFRNNAPKEWNATAITVVEDFKAQTATAADGTVTNLTTPPSDVLKYTLADGSWIAVRPSGTEPKIKFYIAVVGESNEDSQAKIANIEAEINAFVK, encoded by the coding sequence ATGACTTACCAAGAAAATTATCAAAAATGGCTCGATTTTGCTGATCTTCCAGACTACCTTCGTCAAGATTTGGAAAATATGGACGAAAAAACTAAGGAAGACGCCTTTTATACCAATCTTGAATTTGGTACTGCTGGTATGCGTGGTTTGATCGGTGCTGGTACAAATCGTATCAATATCTATGTTGTTCGTCAAGCAACTGAAGGTTTGGCTCGTTTGATTGAGTCAAAAGGTGGAAATGAAAAAGAACGTGGTGTAGCAATTGCCTACGATAGCCGTCACTTCTCACCTGAGTTTGCCTTTGAATCTGCGGCAGTTCTTGCCAAACACGGTATCAAATCTTACGTATTTGAAAGCCTCCGTCCCACTCCAGAACTCTCATTTGCAGTTCGTCACCTCAACTGTTTTGCAGGTATCATGATTACTGCCAGCCATAACCCTGCTCCATTTAACGGTTACAAGGTTTATGGAGAAGACGGTGGACAAATGCCTCCACACGATGCGGACGCTTTAACTACTTATATTCGTGGAATCGAAAATCCATTTGCTGTGGAAGTTGCTGATGTGGAAGCTGAAAAAGCTTCTGGCTTGATTGAAGTCATTGGCGAAGCTGTTGATGCAGAATACCTTAAAGAAGTTAAGGACGTAAACATCAACCCAGCCTTGATTGAAGAATTCGGTAAAGACATGAAGATTGTCTACACACCACTTCATGGTACGGGTGAAATGTTGGCTCGTCGTGCTCTTGCTCAAGCTGGATTTGACTCAGTTCAAGTCGTTGAAGCACAAGCAACTGCAGATCCTGACTTCTCAACTGTGAAATCTCCAAACCCAGAAAGCCAAGCTGCCTTTGCCCTTGCTGAAGAACTTGGTCGTCAAGTTGGCGCTGATGTTCTTGTGGCAACTGACCCTGATGCTGACCGTGTTGGTGTTGAAGTCCTTCAAAAAGATGGAAGCTATCTCAACCTTTCAGGTAACCAAATCGGCGCTATCATGGCTAAATACATCTTGGAAGCACACAAAAATGCTGGAACTCTTCCTGAAAATGCTGCTCTCTGCAAATCAATTGTATCAACTGACTTGGTAACGAAGATTGCTGAAAGCTACGGCGCAACCATGTTCAACGTTTTGACAGGTTTCAAATTTATCGCTGAAAAAATTCAAGAATTTGAAGAAAAACACAATCACACTTACATGATGGGATTTGAAGAAAGCTTCGGTTACTTAATCAAACCATTCGTACGTGATAAAGACGCCATCCAAGCCGTTCTTGTCGTTGCTGAACTTGCTGCCTACTATCGTTCACGTGGTTTGACACTTGCTGACGGTATCGAAGAAATCTACAAAGAGTACGGCTACTACGCTGAAAAGACTATCTCTGTTACCCTTTCTGGTGTTGATGGTGCAGAACAAATCAAAGCCATTATGGCTAAGTTCCGTAACAATGCTCCAAAAGAATGGAACGCAACAGCTATCACTGTCGTAGAAGACTTCAAGGCTCAAACTGCTACTGCTGCTGACGGTACTGTTACAAACTTGACAACTCCTCCAAGTGATGTTTTGAAATATACACTTGCTGACGGTTCATGGATTGCTGTTCGCCCTTCTGGTACTGAACCAAAAATCAAATTCTACATTGCCGTTGTGGGTGAAAGCAATGAAGATTCACAAGCTAAGATTGCCAACATTGAAGCAGAAATCAATGCGTTTGTAAAATAA
- a CDS encoding DUF4352 domain-containing protein has protein sequence MKKILKHSALLLSALALVACGAQKKASDNGTASNSNFEVSVKDGMYVLPKDEDSSSTYLALQVEIKNNRDKQFSFTSQDITLYNEKDEKLQPIQVYESDSKTKFMSYGDSLSKGKSVAGYVVYEVDKNAKYELHFAPSFYDDIKENSKKNNDVAIKVDPSQYEDNIDEAKDVMKKYVDAVYLNGESSGGGTNLSATDKKSQVVALADDKKSSDNSAEFTNDAKADKEEFIKKFTESFGKGFYNYKPSDSELRTFADAYIKANAKRAKVDYKVKTYLPDYAVVYVRPETIDLDNLNVYELSRKFYEENKGKYSNYSEAMKAGEKYILENAPSQFDSTPLDTSDNMKKEGYEIKMTKKDGKWTIDTSSKNYELKDMARTFRGGIGY, from the coding sequence ATGAAAAAAATTCTTAAGCATTCTGCCTTGCTTTTATCAGCTTTAGCACTGGTTGCCTGTGGAGCTCAAAAAAAAGCAAGCGACAATGGTACAGCTTCAAACTCTAATTTTGAGGTTTCTGTAAAAGACGGTATGTATGTATTGCCTAAAGATGAGGATTCATCATCAACATACCTTGCACTTCAAGTCGAAATCAAGAACAATCGTGATAAACAGTTTAGTTTTACTAGCCAAGATATCACGCTATACAATGAAAAGGATGAAAAATTACAACCAATTCAAGTTTATGAAAGCGACAGTAAAACTAAATTTATGTCATATGGTGACAGTCTTTCTAAAGGAAAGAGCGTTGCTGGTTATGTAGTGTATGAAGTCGATAAGAATGCTAAGTATGAACTTCACTTTGCACCTAGCTTTTACGATGACATCAAAGAAAATTCTAAAAAGAATAACGATGTAGCAATCAAGGTGGATCCAAGTCAGTATGAAGACAATATTGATGAAGCGAAAGATGTAATGAAAAAATATGTCGATGCTGTTTACCTTAATGGGGAAAGCTCTGGTGGTGGAACGAACCTAAGTGCTACTGACAAAAAGTCGCAAGTTGTAGCACTTGCTGATGATAAAAAATCTTCTGATAATAGTGCTGAATTCACAAACGATGCGAAAGCTGATAAAGAAGAGTTTATCAAGAAATTTACAGAGTCATTCGGAAAAGGTTTCTATAACTACAAACCATCTGATTCAGAACTTAGAACATTCGCAGATGCCTACATCAAAGCAAATGCTAAGAGAGCAAAAGTTGATTACAAGGTGAAGACATACTTGCCTGATTATGCTGTTGTTTATGTTAGACCAGAAACAATCGACTTGGATAACTTGAATGTTTATGAATTGAGCCGTAAATTCTACGAAGAAAACAAAGGTAAATATAGCAACTACTCTGAAGCTATGAAAGCTGGTGAAAAATACATTTTAGAAAATGCACCGAGTCAATTTGATTCAACTCCTCTAGACACTAGTGATAACATGAAGAAAGAGGGTTATGAAATTAAAATGACCAAGAAAGATGGAAAATGGACCATCGATACCTCTTCTAAAAACTATGAATTGAAAGATATGGCTCGCACATTCCGTGGAGGCATTGGATACTAA
- a CDS encoding ABC-F family ATP-binding cassette domain-containing protein, translating to MIILQANKIERSFAGEVLFDNINLQVDERDRIALVGKNGAGKSTLLKILVGEEEPTSGEINKKKDVSLSYLAQDSRFESENTIYDEMLHVFDDLRRTEKQLRQMELEMGEKSGEDLDKLMADYDRLSENFRQAGGFTYEADIRAILNGFKFDESMWQMKIAELSGGQNTRLALAKMLLEKPNLLVLDEPTNHLDIETIAWLENYLVNYSGALIIVSHDRYFLDKVATVTLDLTKHSLDRYVGNYSRFVELKEQKLATEAKNYEKQQKEIAALEDFVNRNLVRASTTKRAQSRRKQLEKIERLDKPEAGKKSANMTFQSEKTSGNVVLTVENAAIGYDGEILSEPINLDLRKMNAVAIVGPNGIGKSTFIKSIVDQIPFIKGEKRFGANVEVGYYDQTQSKLTPSNTVLDELWNDFKLIPEVEIRNRLGAFLFSGDDVKKSVGMLSGGERARLLLAKLSMENNNFLILDEPTNHLDIDSKEVLENALIDFDGTLLFVSHDRYFINRVATHVLELSESGSTLYLGDYDYYVDKKAEVEVSQAEELLTSNQAKEASSVNDYQAQKESQKEVRKLMRQIESLEAEIEELETQSQAISEQMLETNDAEKLMELQTELDKINHRQEEAMLEWEELSEQV from the coding sequence ATGATTATTTTACAAGCTAATAAAATTGAACGTTCTTTTGCAGGAGAGGTTCTTTTTGATAATATCAACCTGCAAGTTGATGAACGAGACCGGATTGCCCTCGTTGGGAAAAATGGGGCAGGTAAGTCCACTCTTTTGAAGATTTTGGTTGGGGAAGAGGAGCCGACCAGTGGAGAAATCAATAAGAAAAAAGATGTTTCTCTGTCTTACCTAGCCCAAGATAGCCGTTTTGAGTCTGAAAATACCATTTATGATGAAATGCTTCACGTCTTTGATGACTTGCGTCGGACTGAGAAGCAACTTCGTCAGATGGAACTGGAGATGGGTGAAAAGTCTGGTGAAGATCTGGATAAACTGATGGCGGATTATGATCGTTTATCAGAGAATTTCCGCCAGGCTGGTGGCTTTACCTACGAAGCTGATATTCGAGCGATTTTGAATGGATTCAAGTTTGACGAGTCTATGTGGCAGATGAAAATTGCCGAGCTTTCGGGTGGTCAAAATACCCGTCTGGCACTGGCTAAAATGCTTCTTGAAAAGCCCAATCTCTTAGTCTTGGACGAGCCAACCAACCACTTGGATATTGAAACCATAGCCTGGCTAGAGAATTACTTGGTGAACTATAGCGGCGCCCTCATTATTGTCAGTCACGACCGTTACTTTTTGGATAAGGTTGCGACGGTTACACTGGATTTGACCAAGCATTCCTTAGATCGTTATGTAGGTAATTACTCTCGCTTTGTTGAGTTAAAGGAGCAAAAGCTAGCTACTGAGGCAAAAAACTATGAAAAGCAACAAAAGGAAATCGCTGCTCTAGAAGACTTTGTCAATCGCAATCTAGTCCGAGCTTCAACAACCAAACGTGCTCAATCTCGCCGTAAACAACTAGAAAAAATAGAGCGTTTGGACAAGCCTGAAGCTGGCAAGAAATCAGCCAACATGACCTTCCAGTCGGAAAAAACATCGGGAAATGTTGTCCTGACTGTTGAAAATGCGGCTATTGGCTATGATGGGGAAATATTGTCAGAACCTATCAACCTTGACCTCCGTAAAATGAATGCTGTTGCCATCGTAGGACCAAATGGTATTGGCAAATCAACCTTTATCAAGTCTATTGTGGACCAGATTCCTTTTATCAAGGGAGAGAAGCGTTTTGGTGCCAATGTTGAGGTTGGATACTATGATCAGACTCAAAGTAAGCTAACACCAAGTAATACTGTTCTGGATGAACTTTGGAATGATTTTAAACTGATACCAGAAGTTGAGATCCGCAACCGCCTTGGTGCCTTCCTCTTCTCTGGTGATGATGTTAAAAAGTCAGTCGGAATGCTGTCTGGTGGTGAACGAGCTCGTCTGTTGCTTGCCAAACTTTCAATGGAAAACAACAATTTCTTGATTTTGGACGAGCCGACCAACCACTTGGATATTGATAGCAAGGAAGTCTTGGAAAATGCCTTGATTGACTTTGATGGAACCCTTCTTTTTGTGAGCCACGACCGTTACTTTATTAATCGTGTAGCCACTCATGTACTGGAATTGTCTGAGAGTGGTTCAACCCTCTACCTTGGAGATTATGACTACTATGTTGATAAGAAAGCAGAAGTAGAAGTGAGTCAAGCTGAGGAACTTTTAACTAGCAATCAGGCAAAAGAAGCAAGTTCAGTTAATGACTACCAGGCCCAGAAAGAAAGTCAAAAAGAAGTTCGCAAACTCATGCGACAAATCGAGAGTTTGGAAGCTGAAATTGAAGAGTTAGAAACTCAAAGTCAAGCCATTTCTGAACAAATGCTGGAAACCAACGATGCTGAAAAGCTCATGGAATTGCAGACTGAACTGGACAAAATTAACCATCGTCAGGAAGAAGCAATGCTTGAGTGGGAAGAATTATCAGAGCAGGTGTAA
- a CDS encoding XRE/MutR family transcriptional regulator → MEHLGKVFREFRTSGKYSLKEAAGKSCSTSQLSRFELGESDLAVSRFFEILDNIHVTIENFMDKARDFQNHEHVALMAQIIPLYYSNDIAGFQKLQREQLEKAKSSTNPLYFELNWILLQGLICQRDAHYTMSQSDLEKVADYLFQTEEWTMYELILFGNLYTFYNVDYVARIGREVMEREEYYKEIGRHRKLVLILALNCYQHCLESRSFTDADYFEGYVEKLIGNGIKLYERNIFHYLKGFAFYQRDLKEEGCSQMQEAMHIFDVLGLPEQVAYYQEHYEKFVNA, encoded by the coding sequence ATGGAACATCTTGGAAAGGTATTTCGTGAATTTCGAACAAGTGGGAAATACTCCTTAAAAGAGGCGGCAGGTAAATCATGTTCAACTTCTCAATTATCTCGCTTCGAGCTTGGGGAGTCTGATCTGGCAGTTTCTCGTTTCTTTGAGATTTTGGACAATATTCATGTGACTATTGAAAATTTCATGGACAAGGCTAGGGATTTTCAAAATCATGAACATGTTGCCTTGATGGCACAGATTATTCCGCTTTACTACTCAAATGATATTGCAGGTTTTCAAAAGCTTCAAAGAGAACAACTTGAAAAGGCTAAGAGTTCGACCAATCCCCTCTATTTTGAGCTGAATTGGATTTTGTTACAGGGACTGATTTGTCAAAGAGATGCTCATTACACGATGAGTCAGAGTGATTTGGAAAAAGTAGCAGATTATCTTTTTCAAACAGAAGAATGGACCATGTATGAGTTGATTCTTTTCGGTAACCTCTATACTTTCTACAATGTGGACTATGTAGCTCGGATTGGCAGAGAAGTCATGGAGCGGGAAGAGTACTACAAAGAAATTGGACGGCATCGTAAACTCGTTTTGATTTTAGCTCTTAACTGTTACCAGCATTGTTTGGAAAGCCGTTCCTTTACGGATGCGGACTATTTTGAGGGCTATGTAGAGAAGTTGATTGGAAATGGTATCAAGCTTTATGAGCGCAATATCTTCCATTATCTCAAAGGTTTCGCTTTTTACCAAAGAGACTTGAAAGAAGAAGGTTGTAGTCAGATGCAGGAAGCCATGCATATTTTTGATGTGCTTGGACTTCCAGAGCAAGTGGCTTACTATCAGGAACATTATGAAAAATTTGTAAATGCTTAA
- a CDS encoding MFS transporter — translation MNRHAIQLISRGAIIKIGNMLYDYGNSVWLASMGTIGQTVLGIYQISELVTSILINPFGGVISDRFSRRKILMTTDLICGVLCLAISFIRDDSLMIAALIFANIVQAVAFAFSRTANKAIITEVVEKDEIVTYNARLELVLQVVGVSSPVLSFLVLQFASLHITLVLDAISFFIAFTLVAFLPKKETQEQEKKTFSWKNIFADMKEGIRYIWRQQEIFFLLLVASSVNLFFAAFEFLLPFSNQLYGVEGAYASILTMGAVGSIVGALLASKIKANVYNLLILLALTGVGVFMMGLPLPTFLSFSGNLVCELFMTIFNIHFFTQVQTKVEGEYLGRVLSTIFTLAILFMPIAKGFMTVLPSVHLSSFLIIGSGVIILSCFSLVYVRGHFDKEL, via the coding sequence ATGAATCGACATGCAATCCAGTTGATTAGTCGTGGTGCTATTATTAAAATAGGAAATATGCTCTATGATTATGGAAACAGTGTTTGGTTAGCATCAATGGGGACGATAGGACAGACTGTTCTTGGGATTTATCAGATTTCTGAACTCGTCACATCGATTCTGATCAATCCTTTTGGTGGAGTGATTTCAGACCGCTTTTCGCGTCGCAAAATTTTGATGACGACAGACTTGATTTGTGGCGTTCTTTGCTTAGCTATTTCTTTCATCAGAGATGATAGCTTGATGATTGCTGCCTTGATTTTTGCCAATATTGTTCAGGCGGTTGCTTTTGCATTTTCTCGTACAGCCAATAAAGCCATTATAACTGAGGTTGTAGAGAAAGACGAGATTGTGACCTATAATGCTCGTTTAGAGCTCGTTTTGCAGGTTGTAGGTGTTAGCTCCCCTGTACTTTCTTTCCTCGTTTTACAATTTGCCAGTCTCCATATAACGCTTGTTTTAGATGCCATTAGCTTTTTCATCGCATTTACCTTAGTAGCTTTTCTCCCCAAAAAAGAGACTCAGGAACAAGAGAAAAAGACTTTCAGCTGGAAAAATATTTTTGCTGATATGAAGGAAGGGATTCGCTATATTTGGCGACAGCAAGAGATTTTCTTCCTTTTGTTAGTAGCTTCCAGTGTCAATCTCTTTTTTGCAGCTTTTGAATTTCTCCTCCCCTTTTCAAATCAGCTTTATGGAGTAGAAGGAGCTTATGCAAGTATTTTGACTATGGGCGCAGTTGGTTCCATTGTGGGAGCTCTTCTAGCTAGTAAAATAAAGGCAAATGTTTATAATCTTTTGATTCTATTGGCTTTGACTGGAGTAGGAGTTTTTATGATGGGGTTACCACTGCCAACTTTTCTTTCTTTTTCCGGAAATTTAGTTTGTGAACTGTTTATGACGATTTTTAATATTCACTTTTTTACTCAGGTTCAAACCAAGGTTGAGGGGGAATACTTGGGAAGAGTCCTAAGCACCATTTTTACCTTAGCCATCCTATTTATGCCGATTGCAAAAGGCTTTATGACGGTGCTACCAAGTGTCCATCTCTCTTCTTTTCTGATAATTGGAAGCGGTGTTATCATCCTGTCTTGTTTCTCCCTCGTTTATGTGCGAGGTCATTTTGATAAAGAGTTATAA